One stretch of Papaver somniferum cultivar HN1 unplaced genomic scaffold, ASM357369v1 unplaced-scaffold_154, whole genome shotgun sequence DNA includes these proteins:
- the LOC113336682 gene encoding uncharacterized GPI-anchored protein At3g06035-like, whose protein sequence is MASFRFQQFLLALLPVILLLSSAVKSDNDEEETLLKSINSYRASLNLTAFTENDNAECLADKMADKYKKQLCTNTTGSNTVPGTETQFPDYPQILEKCHLNINGTKDGIVMPVCVPRLDPALVLTNFTQSQYSAYLNDTKYTGVGIGSEDDWIVMVLTTNTAGGAFTPAGSAASVPNVGLKYLLISLLGFFLVLWS, encoded by the exons ATGGCTTCCTTTAGATTTCAGCAATTCCTACTCGCTCTCCTTCCAGTTATTCTCTTACTTTCGTCCGCTGTCAAGTCTGATAATG ATGAGGAAGAGACTCTCCTTAAGAGTATAAACAGCTACAGGGCATCTCTAAACCTTACAGCCTTTACAGAGAACGACAATGCAGAATGCCTTGCAGATAAAATGGCGGACAAATATAAAAAACAACTCTGCACCAACACCACAGGTTCTAACACCGTTCCCGgcacggaaactcagtttccggACTACCCACAAATATTGGAGAAGTGCCATCTGAACATAAACGGCACTAAGGATGGTATCGTAATGCCTGTCTGTGTTCCGAGACTGGATCCAGCATTGGTACTCACCAACTTCACACAATCCCAGTACTCGGCATatttgaacgataccaaatatacTGGTGTAGGAATTGGTTCTGAAGATGACTGGATTGTGATGGTTTTGACCACAAACACAGCGGGTGGGGCGTTTACGCCTGCTGGTTCAGCTGCTTCAGTTCCTAATGTGGGGTTAAAATATCTGTTGATATCTTTGCTAGGGTTCTTTCTTGTTTTATGGAGTTGA